Proteins encoded in a region of the Armatimonadota bacterium genome:
- a CDS encoding dehydrogenase: MEKVRLGYVGAGFMAQAVHLPNFVALPDCEVVALAEMRPHLAQRVAERFGIPRVYTTHSELLLDPDIDAVAVSAHFVHQAQVAEDALRAGKPVYMEKPMALTVERAERMLQAAREGGGRLMVAYMKRYDAGIELAKQLIDTYRQSGELGRLFYLRARCFGGHWTAGNSATTINTDEPYPSTPIEAPDWLPEKYHQSYVNYLQVYCHNVNLTRWLLDVGEDWEVTAVDLDEDAFTGIAVLRMGNVRVSLETGGLAAHQWDEDTQAYFQKGWVKATSPSLLLRNACATVEMYRAAEGAEYSRLFPRDGWSWSFQREAAHFIHCVRTGEPFRSSGEDAIQDIRIFEAIYRTWLGVSRGAG; the protein is encoded by the coding sequence ATGGAAAAGGTTCGGCTGGGGTACGTCGGGGCAGGCTTCATGGCACAGGCGGTGCATCTACCCAATTTTGTCGCCCTGCCCGATTGCGAGGTGGTCGCGCTGGCGGAAATGCGTCCCCATTTGGCGCAGAGAGTGGCGGAACGCTTCGGCATCCCTCGCGTGTACACCACACACAGTGAGCTGCTATTGGACCCCGACATCGACGCGGTGGCGGTATCGGCGCACTTTGTACATCAGGCGCAGGTAGCGGAAGATGCCCTGCGCGCGGGCAAGCCGGTATACATGGAGAAACCGATGGCGCTGACGGTAGAGCGTGCCGAACGCATGTTACAGGCGGCGCGCGAAGGCGGCGGGCGGCTGATGGTCGCCTACATGAAGCGCTACGACGCGGGTATCGAGCTGGCGAAGCAGTTGATAGACACTTACCGCCAGTCGGGGGAGCTGGGCAGGCTCTTCTATCTGCGCGCTCGTTGTTTTGGAGGGCACTGGACGGCAGGAAACTCTGCGACGACTATCAACACAGACGAACCATACCCCAGCACACCCATCGAAGCGCCCGACTGGCTGCCAGAAAAGTACCATCAGAGTTACGTCAACTACCTGCAGGTGTATTGCCACAACGTAAACCTCACACGCTGGCTGCTGGACGTCGGTGAAGATTGGGAAGTAACCGCCGTGGACCTGGACGAGGACGCCTTCACCGGTATTGCGGTACTGCGGATGGGTAACGTGCGTGTGTCGCTGGAGACAGGCGGACTAGCGGCGCACCAGTGGGATGAAGATACTCAGGCATACTTCCAGAAAGGCTGGGTGAAAGCCACCTCGCCTTCGCTGTTGTTGCGCAACGCCTGCGCCACCGTAGAGATGTATCGTGCGGCAGAAGGGGCGGAGTACTCGCGCCTCTTCCCCAGGGATGGCTGGTCGTGGTCGTTCCAGCGCGAGGCAGCACACTTTATCCACTGTGTGCGCACAGGCGAGCCGTTCCGTTCTTCTGGCGAGGACGCGATTCAGGACATCCGCATCTTTGAAGCCATCTATCGCACGTGGCTGGGAGTGTCACGGGGCGCAGGCTGA